AAAAAAAGGGGAGGGGCTTTCCCTCATAGTCCCCAGTCTTTTGAGGAACATTCCCCAACTAGATCTTATTCTGCATTAAGTTTTCCAGAGATATATTAGGCACATCAGAACAGATTTCACCTGCCGTGAGATTTCAACACTGTATCTCCTGACTGAAATAACCAACTCGCAAGCTTCCACTAGTGACGTGAACGggtcatggggtgggggtggtacgTAGGTACAGAGACACGTCACTGGGACCAGGTGTATAAATTTGCTAGTGAAACCGCCAGTACTTTTTTATTAGATTGAAAACACTGTAGTGAGTTTCCTAGagatctatttacatttaagagtTGAGCCATCCATGGCTCATCATAATGAAGCACACAATATTTCAGAAATGTCTACCTTGTTTCTACTCTGATAGTGATGCTTTTATTGGGGGAGAGCTAGCTAGCCTACTTTAAAGAGaaagttatttattatattttaaagctccAGGGAAGAGCTGGGTATGGAATAGCATTACTCTTTTTAAGCTTACCCATCATGTTTTCACAGTACCCTTTCCAACTATTTTGTCTCCATGGCAGAGAACTTCTTAACATCCTATTTCTCTTCCCACTTCGAATAAGTGAGGACAGGCTAGTGCCTGTTTTGTGGGAAGGCTCTcgagcagagagaaaagaataaaactttggATTAAACCTGAATCCGTGCCGCCTCTTTGAGTAGTGGTAGTGTAAACGAGACAATCTAGAAACTCTCTTTCCCAGGAATTTGAACTGTTCATTTTCCAACCTAGAACAAACAGGAGACAAGCTCTCCATTCTGCATATCTGCTGCCCTGCTGAACCCAAATTAAAAGAAGAGGGAAACTCTCCAGCACCACTCCGTTCAGGCAATGATGATTGAACTGATTTTTTCTCCATTATTAGCTCATTAATAAGATTTGCTTTCTTTGGTGCACCAGGACCAAACATCTCAACTGGTGGCAAAAACTGGGCACTGTGAGGTTTGCTTGCTTCTATTTGTGTGAGATCTAGGTAGCCTGGGTCTTCCAGCACGTTGATTTGGGACCCTGGGCTCAGGCTAGTTCTATCAGTGAATGAATCCACACGCCCATCATAGCCTAGATCGGCCGGTGCTGAGCACTGGTGCTGAGGCCAAGGGCGTTTGCACTCTCCATGATTCTCCTTATCATCCCCACCATCTTCTTGCCCTCCTTGAAAAGAGTTCTCTGTCCAATCTGATTCCTCACTAACATTTACAGCTTTGTTCATGTCCCTCAGGAACACCACAATGACAGTGATGTTATCACTTGACCCAGCATCACGAGCTGATGCCACTAATTTGTGGGCAACCATGCTGCTGTCTCCATTATTCTCCTTCAAGTGGTCAGAGACAACTTTCACTGCCTCATCAGGGTTCACGGTGTCATAGAAGCCATCACAGGCCAGAATGAGGTAGTCTTCAGTTCCGTCCAAAACAGTAGAGGCAGAATCTGCATCCCCACAGATATATGGCTTATGTTCAGCATCTCCTGTGGGAATCAGAAAATAGGTCAGATTTTGGTTTATCTTGCATGTAAAAACGTTTATGGCCAGCTCAAATGTCCTAAGCAGAGAAGGGTCCTCTGTTGAGGGAACAGTATCAGCAAAGATACAGAGGTAACTGTTAGGGAGTAATTTGTAGTTGAATATTGGGTGCTTGGAGGGGCAACAGACTGGAGACCTGGGGCCCAACTAAGCTAGGTTTCTGTCACCAGATTACGGAGATAATTGATCATCTACAGTGCATTTTGGAACTTTCAGATCCAGAGCACTTCCAGATCCCTTGCTTGTTTGTATTCGTTGTTTTCCTTTAGTACTTGAAGAGAGCCTTAGCAAACAGGTCCTTCGCCTGTTGGGTAACCAAATAACATTACTACAGGGGATACTCATTTACTTCTTTACATAAAAAACATGGAGTATTGAGCAGTAGTTCCTAGTTTAGGGTATCATAGTTCACTGGCAAACAgtagtttgaaaaaaattttttttacaagatGCTTTATCATTCTTAAAGTGGTAGCATATAGCTTAGTGGTTAACGATGCAAgccctggagtcagactgcccgCATCCGGATCTCAGCACTTGTTACTTACAAACCCTCTTCATTCCTGTCCATTTTATTGTACTAAAACTGAACTATCTGACTAGGGGAAGGTAAAATGAAGTTACGTATACTTACTTAAACGATGTGGCCATATTGTCACTGTTTCTGATATCTGTTATAGGTTCTCTCCTACCCAAGTAAAGTTCTCTCCAATATTTCACATCCCTGTTTAATCCTCAAATAGGCCCAAAAAGCTCAATGGGAACCCTATGGATAACTCTGCTAGAACCACTGTGGGCCACATACCCTATCCAGCAGGCTGCGTGACGGGATACCCTGAACAACAGATACTTACGTAATATTTAACTACCTGGGTTAGTTTATCTGCAAGGTAAGAAACTAGTCTTTTTCACAGACTAAGGTAGCCAGAACCATCTTCCTCAAGTACGGTTTTGATTTCGTCAACTTCACTGCTACACTGTGGCATCTCCCAATAGCCTGTTACAGCTAATTAACACCTCCAGCCACTGGGGAGTCAGTGTCCGCCACCAATCCACTTCACTAAATTTCGCCATTCCCTGCTCCACCTGActgtattattatcatcattattttctgaattccaactc
This Balaenoptera acutorostrata chromosome 20, mBalAcu1.1, whole genome shotgun sequence DNA region includes the following protein-coding sequences:
- the PPM1E gene encoding protein phosphatase 1E isoform X2, which produces MAGCSPEEKTYRRFLELFLGEFRGPCGGGEPEPEPEPESEPEPEPELVAAEAPESSVEEPGEEAATVAATEEGEQEQEQDPEPEEEVVAAEGEEEEAAAARGQSAVPPPPPQPQLPPLPPLPRPLSERITREEVEGESLDLCLQQLYKYNCPSFLAAALARTTSDEVLQGDLSAHYIPKETDGTEGTVEIETVKLARSVFSKLHEICCSWVKDFPLRRRPQLYYETSIHAIKNMRRKMEDKHVCIPDFNMLFNLESLRCGTTGVVTFIRGNMLHVAWVGDSQVMLVRKGQAVELMKPHKPDREDEKQRIEALGGCVVWFGAWRVNGSLSVSRAIGDAEHKPYICGDADSASTVLDGTEDYLILACDGFYDTVNPDEAVKVVSDHLKENNGDSSMVAHKLVASARDAGSSDNITVIVVFLRDMNKAVNVSEESDWTENSFQGGQEDGGDDKENHGECKRPWPQHQCSAPADLGYDGRVDSFTDRTSLSPGSQINVLEDPGYLDLTQIEASKPHSAQFLPPVEMFGPGAPKKANLINELIMEKKSVQSSLPERSGAGEFPSSFNLGSAGQQICRMESLSPVCSRLENEQFKFLGKRVSRLSRLHYHYSKRRHGFRFNPKFYSFLSAREPSHKTGTSLSSLIRSGKRNRMLRSSLPWRQNSWKGYCENMMGKLKKSNAIPYPALPWSFKI